Part of the Xiphophorus maculatus strain JP 163 A chromosome 3, X_maculatus-5.0-male, whole genome shotgun sequence genome, GGCAGAAGGAGCACAGGGAGTCgctgaggaagaagaagaagctgaaagGCGGAGCCGGAGCAGCTCAGGGTCTGCCGGAGAGAACACCTGGATCAGTAAATAATCTTAATGAATCATTCTGACAGCAGGACTTTGCTATTCTGTTGGGGGAAACACACTTTCCTGTACTTCCTAAATACTTTATTtgattcaacattttttttccctttcgtttcttcttcacttttcttccttcctccttAGCGCTTCAGCATGGACGGCCTCTCCTCTGTTATTCAAAACAGCTTCCGGCAAACATTTGGCAGTGGCTGCAGCGAAAGACAGGTTCTACTACTCACATAGCCACAAGCTTtacttttctgttcttttcttctctttgttttgctctggAAATGTAACTTTTCCGGCAACACAAATGCTTTGCTTAGCTTTGTCCCACCTTTCCTGTGGTTCACAGTATTTGACCACAGTCATTCCCTATGAGAAAAAGGGACTACCTCCGTCGATTGAAGACCTCCAGATCCTGACCAAGAGTAAGCCTTCTCATCTCTACTCTTCTGTTTGGCTTGATTTAGCTCAGTCAGCGCTGATTTGTTGATCTATTCCAGTTCTGCAAGCTATGAGAGATGACAGCGACAAGGTGCCTGGTCTCTTGACGGACTACATCCTCAATGGTGAGCGTTTCTCTCCTCTGTTTCTACCCTGTCACCATTAACGACAAGCCCTGTTTTATCTGAGATCTCCAGTTGCTGTTGAGCTAAATACAGGTTCTTAGTTCCACAGTTTATTTTGcttcacatttagtttttatttaactatatAACACAGACTTTACTTTTCATCAAGTTAATAGTCACCACGTAAATTTCCAGAACTTACTAGTAAAAACGTACCCAGTAAGTTCTGATTATTAAATTCCCCTATTTCTAAGCTCTGAGAAAGTAACTTAATGAATGTTTCAGATAAAGTACCTGAACGTTACTAGCAAGTTCCATTATTCTTGTGGAAAGTAACGACTGGGCTCTGGGAGAGAAAATTGTGCACCATTTCTAGAGTTAAATTTGATCCACAAGACAGTTAAAATATAGCTGTAGTGCCTTTCAAAACGAATGGAAAcaaatacatggttttcaagaGATTTTTGCAGTAACAATctgaaaagtctgtttttataCCTTGCCTTTCTGAGTGAATACTTGGTTGAATCATATTTTGACCGCAATTACAACTTTAACACTTTTAGGGCCTCTCTCTGCCAGTTTTCACATCTAGAGACTGACATTTTCCCTATTCGTCTGGTGAAAAAAGCTCAAGTTCAGCCATGTTAGACATAGAGCATCTCTGAATGTTAATTTGCATAATTGGATAAACCTTCCCATTGAATCAGTCCCATCCTGTGACACCAGTTTAGATGTTGGTCAGTGTTTGTAAGGTTTTCATTTGTGCTGTGGTTTTATGGATAATTGACTGAACTGAGCCAAATCAAGTTTGTGATATTGTTTTGTTCTCCACatctttctccctgacctgtttGCTGTTTCTCCTGCTCTTCatcatgctgtttgtttactaatgttctTTAATAAACCTGCAACATCTTTCCAGCATGACTGTCTGTATGGTGAGATTAGACTACACAGCTTACCTTGAGTTGGTCTCACATAAAACCCTCTTAAGATACAGTACAATTTGAGGctgaaaagtgtaaaaaagaTCAACTGTTGCAAACACATCAGGAAGACACTGTATGCATCCTTGAAAAGACTCCCAGCGTTTCCATGGGAAACAGTGAGAAGCTAAAAAACTCAAAGTTGCAGTAAATGATCCCAGTGTGTATCTTAGAGGGGTGGAAGATTACACAGTGTgtctcggtgtgtgtgtgtgtgtgcgtgtgtgcgtgtgtgtgtgtgtgtgtgtcttttatCTCATCTCCTTTTGTTAGTAGCTCTGTTGACACTGCTTGTTCCAACTCGTTCCTGTGGTCCGATCCTGGTTCTCCTGCTTTTATCACTCTGCATTTATGCTTGGATGTTTCTTACGAATGTGCTTTTGCAGTCggcttttctgctttttccatttcctttcaGCTTCATATTTTTCGCCTGTATTTATTGCCTGTCTTTGTCCTACATGTTCTCAATTTCTCCTCTTTTTACTTGTTAGTCTTTGGTTTTAATTGAAATAGTTATGAGACAAAATGAATCTGTGTGGCTCAGTCTTAGTAAGAACAAATAGAAATGGACAGGAAAAGATCTGGAAAAGGTGAAATAATCGAAGTCTGTGTCTTCTTTTGAtcttttcattgttgtttttttgtctttctccacTTCTCACAATCTTCACAATCTTACGCTGCTTTACTCTCTAGCTCTGGTCTGAGCTTTGGACAGCGAGGTTTGTGGCACATTCCTGTGTGACATTGTTGTTGTTCCATAGATCACAATGCGATAGCGCACCCTGTCCACCAAAGGGTGTAGTTCAGTCTGACCTCAAAGATGTCCCTCTGTTCCTTCCTGCTCTTTACATTTGAGTCTCATAGTCAGTCTTTATCTCACCCAACAAGCATCTTAAAGAAACTTAATAAAGAGCAGAAATATAGATTTTcccttttctgattttttattgcttttaatattcatatttttctttctttcagtgttttgtCCGACGTAGATGGATCATGATGATCTGCAGACAGTTAAAGTTAGAAAGAAGAGGAACTGTGAAGCACACTTAATTTATTCCTGAATGTTTTTACCTCCATGTGTGAATTTATTGGTCCATCTTTGATTTATATGTTTAAGTTTATGATTGTGATTTCCAAATAGAGTGTGTTCTTGGAGACTATTTGACATATACAAGGTTTTTCTAAaggtgtttctttgtttttaaggaaTTCAATCAGATATTAGATGAATTTATTCAGGGTAAAGCTGTGAAGCAAAGGGCTTAGTATTTATGAAGCATCAACTGATCATCTGAGCCAAGAAACAAGGATACTTTTCtaaagagcaaaacattttgtaagCATGAACAAAAAGACGAGACGAGATCAGCATCCCAGCATTATAAGTTGAAAGATCAGAGAGGTGGAAAAAACAGCCAATAGATATTTAtaagattataaaacaaatctgaagcCAGTCTGCATCATCGTGTGTCAACAATCTCCTCATTTTATCAGGACTCTACCTCCAACACcatctatatttatataatatgcTGAGCTGATCCAGGCTTTACTGGCAACCAGAAACAATCTATGCATTTGAGTAAAAACTTAATCTGACCCACAGAGTGTCTGCGTTTCGGAGACGCTGCCTGGATCTCTGAATCAGAGCGCACAGGAGGCGTTGCACCTGGACTCTTACTGTGTTCCTACCAGCTGCCTTTGCCTGAACTTTTCTACATTATGGAGAGCTTATTTTCACTGATGAGTGTCATGTTGAAACTCTACTTACAGAAGCCACGTTGCTATGCTATTTATCtatttgtgtaaatattgtATCTGAATAATAGAACTCTTGATATGTTTGCTTAATTTTACTACTGAGAATTAGATAATAAAGAACATGATGAGGAAACATGCTGAGTCagggtttgtggttttgatgatGATCTAATGGAGTgaaaaactttgtaaatgtcCTGCACAGCGACTTCTGCATTTAGTAGAACCCCTGATAAAGGTGGGTAGAAACCTTAAGACAGATTCATCTTGCCCTGCAGAAACACAATCCTCCACTGTTTATTGCACATGTCAAAGGAAGATTTTTGCATTAACTCACTGACTTTTGTCTGGAATTAACAGAGCAGAAATGATTGaacattatttgcattttcacTAAATATCAAGTAGATGTGATAAAACAACCTACATCTTAATCAGATTTGAACCTCACAATAGTGTTTCTTTGTTATGTAAGGCTTTGCCACGTGTTTGCTGCGCCTTGTCCAGCTCTCTGAAGAGATCCAGATGTAGACTTTCGAGAAATCTCCAAAGCATCCGACGTCTGGCGCCTAGAAGGCAATCACTGCAGGcaacagaaaggaaaacaagagATTACATCTGATTCCAAGAGATGTATTCAGATAAATATGACTTTGCCTTACATATCGTGTGTTCTTGATAAATAACAAGAAAATCCTTTGTCATAATGTAAAAAAGCTGaagaataataaagaaaactctgcaaaaacagcgacacaaacagctgtttgacatctgcaaaacatttattctccCTGTTACTGTAAGAATGTAAGATTTCCTCTTACATTCTGCCTTCACTACGTCACGTGGGACCAAACAGTCTGCTCCCGAGCCTTTGCTCAGAGCtgagaggagctgcagcagcaaatcAGTTTGTTTGCTGTGGATTTCAGGTTTTTCCTCCTCAGCCATGGATCTTAGAGGGCTTCAGGTAACACTTTGTCTTCTTCTGCTGTCGCACTGCTCACTCCAGCAGACATCCTCCAAGAAGAGGAACGGAAAGAAAGGTAAGACTTGGACATGCAGCGCAAGTATGCAAACTCCGTAAActtctccacattttgtctGGTTGCAGCCGCAAACTTGAATGGATTCATTAGAGATTCAATGTGTTAGACCAACAAAGTGTAAAATTAAGAGGGGGAGAGAAaatgaaacttggaaactgcagcatGTGTTTTTACTGAATGAGATGGAATTTTGTAGAGAGCATCTGTGTCTGAACAACACTTTTCATGTCTTGCCACAAATTATAAATCATGTTtgtcaggactttgactgggccattttaagaCTTATATTCCTTAAGCATTCCAGTATTGCTTTTGCAGTATGTTCATTGTACTGCTGGAAGATGAGTCTCCACTCCAGTTTTAACCTGTTAGTGTCGTTTACAGCTTCTAGCAATTTTTCCTTCAGGATTGcctccattcatcttcccatcaTCTCTAACCAGCTCAGTTCTAgcgctctcacagcatcactctgcctccaccatgtttcacagctGGCATTACTTGTTCAGAGTGATATGAGTATTAATATTCTGTTTTACATGAAGatcaaaatgtcacattttggtctcatctgaccaaagcacttttttcttgttttctgtcttcttcaTTGCTTGAGccaaatttcaaatgttttcgcTTATTGCCATTGCTTTCTTTCTGATACTCTTCTGTACAGGCAATATATAGAGTGAACTATTCACAGCTGTTTTGTCAAAAGGTTCATCCACCTGTGAATGGAGACCTTTGCTGCTCCTGCAAAGTTATTGTGGGACTCTTGTGTTTCTCTAATAAAATGCTCTCATTACCTGCTATATTAGCTTAGGTGGACAGATGTATGCTAAGATTGACTAACACACAGACTATTTATCCTTGACATCTGAATGTAGTTGCTTGCACTACCTTGAAACTTATGGATATCAGAGTTAAGTATTCGTCTGTcccataaaatctcaataaaatcaactgacgtttgtggttgtagagagacaaagtgtgaaaagttTAAGAGGTAAGATGCGTTAGCAGATGAAAACAGACTTTAAATTTACGTAAAGCTCTGCTGTAGTAGGTATCAGGTAAAGCTAGCtggtatttgtgtttgttcaacCAGACTCAGTAACAAGTGATGCGAttgagaagctgcagaaacaaattGATGACATTGTTCAGGAGCTGAACCTGCTGAAAGAGCACCAAGCCTTGCAGACAGGTAAGTTTTTATTGACGAATGTGAAATACAATCCTCTAGCATGTGAGGCCATGTGTCTTGATTAGCGGACAGAATCAGCATCTGAGTCATTAATTCTTTGTAATTTGCTTCCCAGTTTGTCTGAAAGGCACAAAGATCCTGGGAAAGTGTCTCCTGGCTGATCCAGTGAAAAAGACCTTCCACGCAGCCAACGATGACTGCATCGCCAAGGGAGGCAGCCTGAGCACCCCGCTGACGGCAGACGAGAACGACCAGCTTCACAGCTATGTTCGCCAGAGCGTCGGGTCAGAGGAGCAAATCTGGCTGGGCGTCAATGACATGGTGATGGACGGACACTGGGTGGACCAGACAGGCTCCAGCGTACGCTTCAAGAACTGGGAGACTGAGATCACCCACCAGCCCGACGGGGGGCACGCCCAGAACTGTGCCATCTTGTCCACCACAGCCAATGGGAAATGGTTCGATGAgaactgcagagcagaaaaggCCTCGGTGTGTGAGTTTAACATCGTCTGAGAGGTTTACTGCCACTCTTTAGACTCTGATATCTCTCTATGCAGATGATATCAGCATTAAACTGAAACAGATTTAAGCTGCAGTTTTCCTTAGACCTCTGTTTCTACATGTCATTATCAGAAAAGAACATTAAATGACGCAGTATAAACTACTCACTGGAACCTTTATAAAAATACTAACAATACAtatgtttatgttaaaatatatcaGTATGGCTTGTTTGTGTATTGTGTGCCATATGTAATCAAATCTGCTTTATAACTGAAGATCaattatgtgttttctgtgGCATCCTGGCTTTTACTTCCACAAGCTTAATGTATGACATAATATGGATAAAAATGTACAGTGATCCTATAAGGCATTCGCAACTTGTTTTTCTGCCGAACATACCTGGCAGGAACAGGAGAGTTCAAAAGAATCTGACTGCAGACAGGTAAGGAAGTGACCAAGGTGacaattttggcaaatatttttagttgtaaaattacaaaaaataaaaagaaaagaaaagaaaaacaaaccataatGTAATGGatgtctattaaaaaaaaaaaaaaagaagtctcgTCTGAGGTTCAGACTGCTGTTGGATGTGATGGTTGcacatccaaataaaacagaggACCTTCATGGAGACGTCTAAAATTGGTCTATTGGACCGGACCCGATATGATCTCCATCCATCTAATTTTTAGTGATACAGGTTGCTTAAAAAGAATGTGTACAAATATAAATGATTAATATTGTTAAACTTTATAGCAAATGAAATAGTTGGATTAACTGTATGAAATAAGTTTCAGTAACTCAGGACTTCTAGTTGTTGGTGTGATAttctttcttaaaaaatgacacttacagtatatgtgttttaaaattctaataagaaaaataaacaaaacaaaacatgaactaaGGCTGGCACCTTTT contains:
- the clec3b gene encoding tetranectin, whose amino-acid sequence is MDLRGLQVTLCLLLLSHCSLQQTSSKKRNGKKDSVTSDAIEKLQKQIDDIVQELNLLKEHQALQTVCLKGTKILGKCLLADPVKKTFHAANDDCIAKGGSLSTPLTADENDQLHSYVRQSVGSEEQIWLGVNDMVMDGHWVDQTGSSVRFKNWETEITHQPDGGHAQNCAILSTTANGKWFDENCRAEKASVCEFNIV